In Tepidanaerobacter syntrophicus, a single genomic region encodes these proteins:
- a CDS encoding PTS sugar transporter subunit IIC, which yields MNNFLDKFSSVVEKYLSPITGKVAQNKYLQIIATSFMTILPIILIGSFSLILSRPFLDYNMLEPNSVLYGFFKAWAQFSEVYGPHLSFLFGITLGSQALYLSLAIAYNTALKNDMNTFLTMLVAFISFLLINSQYVQWNWDTSYFGGTGLFSAIITTFVSVELYHWFVKKKLGYINFPDTVPASLRNSLGNLVPITLIFIIMLLGRILLAEGFNTSFPEIMMAIGKPLNLAVDTIWGISLSSTFAQIGWWFGIHSSAILSVVMPSLEANTLENAAAYAAGASLKQLPRIVTSPFYFNFVAIGGGGATLGLVFLMLRSKSKQIQTIGKLAIVPGIFGINEPVLFGLPIVLNPIFLIPFLLAQIVNIILCYVPMSMGLINRTFVNVSSTVPVGLGQLLSSLDYKSLILTVVCIIADVIVYYPFFKVYEKQKLQEEANTSNLEDVDLEEIEVL from the coding sequence GTGAATAATTTTTTAGACAAATTCTCTTCTGTAGTAGAAAAGTATCTGTCTCCAATCACCGGAAAGGTTGCTCAAAATAAGTATCTACAAATAATTGCAACTTCATTTATGACAATCCTTCCAATAATTTTGATAGGTTCATTTTCTCTAATATTATCAAGGCCTTTTCTTGATTATAATATGCTGGAACCAAACAGTGTTTTATACGGCTTTTTTAAGGCATGGGCACAGTTTTCTGAGGTATATGGTCCTCATTTGAGTTTCTTATTCGGTATAACATTAGGAAGCCAAGCCTTATACTTGAGTTTAGCAATAGCTTATAACACAGCGTTAAAAAATGATATGAACACATTTCTTACAATGCTTGTCGCGTTTATATCATTTCTATTGATTAATAGCCAGTATGTGCAGTGGAATTGGGATACCAGCTATTTTGGAGGAACAGGATTGTTTTCTGCCATTATTACTACGTTTGTTTCAGTAGAGCTGTATCATTGGTTTGTAAAGAAAAAACTCGGGTATATTAACTTTCCGGATACAGTGCCTGCATCATTGAGGAATTCCCTTGGAAACTTGGTTCCAATAACCCTTATATTTATAATAATGCTGTTGGGAAGAATACTGCTAGCTGAAGGTTTTAACACTTCTTTCCCTGAAATAATGATGGCAATAGGCAAGCCGCTAAACCTTGCAGTAGATACTATTTGGGGAATCTCGCTATCTTCAACGTTTGCACAAATTGGGTGGTGGTTTGGTATTCACAGTAGTGCTATACTATCAGTTGTAATGCCGTCACTTGAGGCAAACACACTGGAAAATGCAGCGGCGTATGCTGCGGGTGCATCGTTAAAGCAGCTGCCCAGAATAGTAACTTCACCTTTTTATTTTAATTTTGTTGCAATCGGAGGCGGAGGCGCTACTTTAGGTTTGGTGTTTTTAATGCTAAGAAGCAAGTCTAAGCAAATACAAACTATAGGCAAGCTTGCTATTGTTCCTGGAATTTTTGGAATAAACGAGCCGGTTCTCTTTGGTCTACCTATTGTTTTAAACCCTATTTTCCTTATTCCTTTTCTTTTGGCTCAAATTGTAAATATCATTTTATGCTATGTTCCTATGAGTATGGGATTAATAAATAGGACATTCGTAAATGTAAGTTCTACAGTTCCTGTAGGACTTGGGCAGTTGTTATCAAGTCTTGATTATAAATCACTGATTTTAACAGTAGTGTGTATTATAGCTGATGTAATAGTGTACTATCCCTTTTTTAAAGTTTATGAAAAACAAAAGCTGCAGGAAGAAGCAAATACGTCAAATTTAGAAGACGTAGATCTAGAAGAAATAGAAGTTTTATAA